A genomic stretch from Flavobacterium humidisoli includes:
- a CDS encoding bifunctional 5,10-methylenetetrahydrofolate dehydrogenase/5,10-methenyltetrahydrofolate cyclohydrolase, translated as MQLLDGKKTSNDIKNEIAAEVQSIKAAGGKVPHLAAVLVGNNGASLTYVGSKVKSCQEIGFDSTLVALPETITEDELLAKIKELNEDDNLDGYIVQLPLPKHIDEQKILLAIDPDKDVDGFHPTNFGRMALEMESFIPATPFGIMELLERYKVETAGKHTVVIGRSHIVGRPMSILMSRKGNPGDSTVTLTHSRTKDLAEFTKNADIIITALGVPEFLKADMVKEGVTVIDVGITRVEDASNAKGYVIKGDVDFDGVSKKASFITPVPGGVGPMTIAMLLKNTLLARKMRSAKNK; from the coding sequence ATGCAACTACTAGACGGTAAAAAAACATCTAACGACATCAAAAACGAAATTGCAGCCGAAGTTCAATCTATAAAAGCAGCTGGAGGAAAAGTGCCTCATTTAGCAGCAGTTTTAGTGGGAAATAACGGGGCAAGTTTAACTTACGTAGGAAGTAAAGTAAAATCATGCCAAGAGATTGGGTTTGATTCAACTTTAGTTGCTTTACCAGAAACAATTACAGAAGATGAACTTTTAGCAAAAATTAAAGAGCTAAACGAAGATGATAACCTTGATGGATACATTGTTCAGTTGCCATTGCCAAAACATATCGATGAGCAAAAAATCTTATTAGCAATCGATCCAGACAAAGACGTAGACGGATTTCATCCAACTAACTTTGGAAGAATGGCTCTTGAAATGGAAAGTTTTATTCCAGCAACACCATTTGGTATTATGGAATTGCTAGAGCGTTACAAAGTAGAAACTGCAGGAAAACATACAGTCGTAATTGGAAGAAGCCATATCGTAGGACGTCCTATGAGTATTTTAATGAGCCGCAAAGGAAATCCAGGTGATTCTACAGTTACGTTAACTCACAGCCGTACAAAAGACTTAGCCGAATTCACTAAAAACGCTGATATCATTATTACAGCTTTAGGTGTTCCAGAATTTTTAAAAGCCGATATGGTAAAAGAAGGAGTAACAGTTATTGATGTTGGAATTACACGCGTAGAAGATGCTTCAAACGCAAAAGGATACGTTATCAAAGGAGATGTTGATTTTGACGGCGTAAGCAAAAAAGCGTCGTTTATTACGCCAGTTCCAGGTGGAGTAGGACCAATGACAATTGCTATGTTACTTAAAAATACGCTATTAGCAAGAAAAATGAGAAGCGCAAAAAATAAATAA
- a CDS encoding MBOAT family O-acyltransferase translates to MTAIDSINNWFIQNFGAITIEQVKSWFVYNEDEKLLFNTGLFLGLFLVFYFVYGFLRKTFYLRLTYVILFSLFFYYKSSGIYFLLLLLSSVVDYGLSQIIYRESRDSVKKFYLVISVILNLALLGYFKYMNFLIVTYNDMFHGNFALHNVFLPVGISFYTFQSMSYIIEIYREEIKPTKNYIEYLFFVSFFPQLVAGPIVRAKDFLPQIYQKLNLTKQDVNNALFLIIGGLIKKTVISNYISVNFVDRVFDTPMSYTSFENLMASYGYAIQIYCDFSGYSDMAIGIALLLGFKLPVNFRTPYKSTSITDFWRRWHISLSTWLKDFLYISIGGNRQGSFAGYLFPSLFFFGLLLWGMSCYNESVIPLIIAGISILIFALSFLLSSKIKQTLVTNFNLFTTMLLGGLWHGAGAQFIVWGALHGLALAVHKIFMEFFPSKKDKSPNFFWRFFSIVITFHFVVFCWIFFRARDFETALQVINNIGQLTFEPELWKTIVLGYKNVFGLMLFGYVWHFLPESFTNGMKSVFDKTPLLVKAIILGFVYWIVYATAVAGSQPFIYFQF, encoded by the coding sequence TTGACAGCAATAGATAGCATTAATAATTGGTTCATTCAAAATTTTGGTGCAATTACAATAGAACAAGTTAAAAGTTGGTTCGTTTATAATGAAGACGAAAAACTTTTATTCAATACCGGTTTATTCTTAGGTTTATTTCTGGTTTTCTATTTTGTGTATGGTTTTTTACGCAAAACATTTTATTTGAGATTAACGTATGTTATTCTCTTTTCACTATTCTTTTACTATAAATCGAGCGGAATTTACTTTTTGTTGTTATTGCTCTCATCTGTTGTAGATTATGGTTTGAGCCAAATCATTTACAGAGAAAGCAGAGACAGCGTTAAGAAATTTTACTTGGTAATAAGCGTTATTTTGAACTTAGCGCTTTTAGGCTATTTTAAATACATGAACTTTTTGATTGTGACTTACAATGATATGTTTCATGGTAATTTTGCACTTCACAATGTTTTTCTTCCTGTTGGAATTTCGTTTTATACTTTCCAATCCATGAGTTATATTATTGAGATTTATAGAGAAGAAATTAAACCGACAAAAAATTACATCGAATATTTATTCTTTGTTTCGTTTTTCCCGCAATTAGTTGCTGGGCCAATTGTACGTGCAAAAGACTTTTTGCCTCAGATTTATCAAAAATTAAATCTTACCAAGCAAGATGTAAACAATGCTTTGTTTTTAATTATTGGAGGTTTAATCAAAAAAACAGTAATCTCAAATTATATATCAGTAAACTTTGTCGATCGTGTTTTTGATACGCCAATGAGTTATACTTCGTTCGAAAACTTAATGGCTTCGTACGGATATGCCATTCAGATTTACTGTGATTTCTCTGGATATTCAGACATGGCAATTGGTATTGCATTATTGCTTGGGTTTAAATTGCCAGTCAACTTTAGAACTCCATACAAATCGACTTCGATTACCGATTTTTGGAGAAGATGGCATATTTCGCTGTCGACTTGGTTAAAAGACTTTTTATACATTTCGATTGGAGGAAACCGTCAGGGATCTTTCGCAGGATATTTATTTCCTAGTTTATTCTTTTTCGGATTATTGCTTTGGGGAATGTCGTGTTATAATGAGAGTGTAATTCCGCTTATTATTGCAGGAATCAGTATTTTAATTTTCGCTTTGTCATTTTTACTTTCAAGCAAAATAAAACAAACATTAGTAACAAATTTCAATCTGTTTACCACGATGCTTTTAGGAGGTTTGTGGCACGGAGCAGGAGCACAGTTCATTGTTTGGGGAGCACTTCACGGATTAGCTTTGGCAGTTCATAAAATATTTATGGAATTTTTTCCTTCGAAGAAAGACAAAAGTCCAAATTTCTTTTGGAGATTTTTCTCAATCGTAATTACATTCCATTTTGTGGTTTTTTGTTGGATTTTCTTCCGAGCTAGAGATTTCGAAACAGCTTTGCAGGTAATTAATAATATTGGTCAATTGACATTCGAACCAGAACTTTGGAAAACAATTGTATTGGGTTATAAAAATGTTTTCGGATTGATGCTATTTGGTTATGTTTGGCATTTCTTACCAGAATCGTTCACAAACGGAATGAAATCTGTTTTCGACAAAACGCCATTATTAGTAAAAGCAATAATCTTAGGATTTGTTTATTGGATTGTTTACGCAACTGCAGTAGCCGGTTCACAGCCATTTATTTACTTCCAATTTTAA
- a CDS encoding TonB-dependent receptor plug domain-containing protein, with product MKIKITLFAGLLFCTYSFAQQKDSIKSAEKLSEVVVTGQLEPQSIKKSVFNVRVISKEDIKQLAANNLADVLNQYLNITIRNSGSDGRSTVSMFGLDSQYFKILVDNIPLVSDTGMGTNVDLTQVNLDDVERIEIIEGSMGVTHGANAVTGILNIITKKGGNHKWDISATVQEETVGNEYSFSDKGRHIQSAKIGHNFNNNWFVNVGGNHNNFEGFYDNMKGKDHYATDGLRGYSWLPKEQWVGNAMLGYQKNSFKIFYKFDYYGENVDYYSPILVPQDNYPFPETYFTRDKRYITNRFYHHLNANGKVFSKLNYNVSISHQKQERDAELFDYQMETQKESNNNRFTYQSKEVFYSTGALSNFFNNKKVDFQLGYEITNENGFYSSAAGTFLDNQLQSKDVRKRLENYDIFTVAEISLTDKFSIRPGLRYSFQSAFENQYASSLGLRYLFKKGLEARASLGKSYRTPNFDELYTYFVDSNHNVQGNPNLVPENSTSYEVSFKRTCSFDSGAQIANNLAVTFLDVNDRIDMVLVELPGKYQYININKYKMWNISTTEQYAYKNWNVKVGAALVGISQKLDLAQLNISSDDKFLYSLQLNSSVSYNIPKWNTLLALYYKYNGQQQQFAAGTDENGKAKFYLNEIKPYSWMDASARKTFFNNKFEVTVGARNLFNITSVQITQGNGGASGGAHGSGSSELMLAYGRSYFLKLTYNLNFN from the coding sequence ATGAAAATTAAAATTACTCTTTTTGCTGGCCTTCTTTTTTGTACTTATTCTTTTGCGCAGCAAAAAGATTCGATTAAGTCGGCAGAAAAATTGTCTGAAGTAGTTGTTACAGGACAGCTTGAGCCACAATCTATAAAGAAGTCTGTTTTTAATGTGCGTGTAATTTCAAAAGAAGATATTAAACAATTAGCAGCAAATAATCTTGCGGATGTTTTGAACCAATACTTAAACATTACAATTCGAAATAGTGGAAGTGATGGACGTTCGACTGTTTCTATGTTTGGATTGGATTCACAGTATTTTAAAATTTTAGTTGATAATATACCATTGGTAAGTGATACTGGAATGGGGACAAATGTAGATCTAACACAGGTGAATCTTGATGACGTCGAGCGTATCGAGATTATAGAAGGCTCAATGGGAGTAACTCATGGTGCAAATGCTGTTACTGGTATATTGAATATTATTACTAAAAAAGGAGGAAATCATAAATGGGATATTAGCGCAACTGTTCAGGAAGAAACAGTAGGAAATGAATATTCATTTTCTGATAAAGGACGTCATATTCAATCAGCAAAAATAGGTCATAATTTTAACAATAATTGGTTTGTGAATGTAGGGGGAAATCATAATAATTTTGAAGGCTTCTATGATAATATGAAAGGAAAAGATCATTATGCGACAGATGGTTTGAGAGGGTACAGTTGGTTACCAAAAGAACAATGGGTTGGAAATGCAATGCTTGGATACCAGAAAAACAGTTTTAAAATTTTCTACAAATTTGATTACTATGGGGAAAATGTAGATTATTATAGTCCAATATTGGTTCCTCAAGATAATTATCCTTTCCCTGAGACTTATTTTACAAGAGACAAAAGATACATTACAAATAGGTTTTACCATCATTTAAATGCAAACGGGAAGGTTTTTTCTAAATTGAACTACAATGTTTCTATTTCGCATCAAAAACAAGAACGAGATGCAGAATTGTTTGATTATCAAATGGAGACTCAGAAAGAATCTAATAATAACAGATTTACATATCAATCTAAGGAAGTTTTTTATTCAACAGGAGCATTAAGTAACTTTTTTAATAATAAAAAAGTCGATTTCCAGCTTGGTTATGAGATTACGAACGAAAATGGGTTTTATAGTAGTGCTGCAGGAACATTTTTAGATAATCAGCTTCAGTCTAAAGATGTCAGAAAAAGATTGGAGAATTACGATATTTTTACAGTTGCGGAGATTAGTTTGACAGATAAATTCTCTATCCGCCCAGGGCTTCGATATTCTTTTCAGTCTGCTTTTGAAAACCAATATGCGAGTTCGTTAGGACTCAGATATCTTTTCAAAAAAGGATTAGAAGCTAGAGCCTCTCTTGGAAAGTCATATCGTACGCCAAATTTTGATGAATTATATACCTATTTTGTAGATTCTAATCATAATGTACAAGGCAATCCTAATTTGGTTCCAGAAAATAGTACTTCATATGAAGTTAGTTTTAAAAGAACCTGCAGTTTTGATTCGGGAGCTCAAATAGCAAATAATCTTGCCGTAACTTTTTTAGATGTTAATGACAGAATTGATATGGTTTTAGTTGAGCTTCCTGGTAAGTATCAATATATAAATATCAATAAGTACAAAATGTGGAATATTTCAACCACAGAACAATATGCTTATAAAAACTGGAATGTAAAAGTTGGAGCTGCACTTGTTGGTATTTCACAAAAGCTAGATTTGGCTCAGTTGAATATTAGTTCTGATGATAAATTTTTGTATTCCTTACAGTTGAACTCTAGCGTTTCTTATAATATTCCAAAATGGAACACTTTGCTAGCACTTTATTATAAATATAACGGGCAGCAGCAGCAATTTGCAGCAGGGACGGACGAAAACGGTAAAGCAAAATTTTATTTGAATGAAATTAAGCCTTATAGCTGGATGGATGCTTCGGCTCGTAAAACATTCTTCAATAATAAATTCGAAGTTACAGTTGGTGCTCGTAATTTATTCAATATTACTTCTGTTCAAATTACTCAGGGTAACGGTGGTGCAAGCGGAGGAGCTCATGGTTCTGGAAGTTCAGAATTAATGCTTGCTTATGGACGCTCTTATTTTCTTAAACTAACATATAATCTAAATTTTAATTAA
- a CDS encoding GDSL-type esterase/lipase family protein encodes MIQKADTAIIDAPSDGQIYNAKALSDFFQKLEKNEDQKSQKLNIVHIGDSHIQGDLMTNEIRKKLQQKFGNAGRGLVFPYQLAKTNGSYNERFKSNRTWESYRNIHPVKNCPIGLSGIGLWRDSGGFVMEMNVKDLAYKFNTIKIITPQNQDMFDLAISSKINSIQTTEPKVITHKIKKGEVLGTIADKYNVSIAEIKRDNHLKSNNIRAGRTLKIATKETRQKTISMSEFVPLAVKSDSYSHYYNSENALSRIFLIPNKEAKDYELNGIVLEKDTPGIIYSGIGVNGAKYSDYNKYPLFFEQLKSLHPDLLVFSLGTNESYDHLDAEKYIRELKEFISNIRAQKIDAPIIVMTPPPSLLRRKPNTYIDDYAKQILNIAQKENIAVWDLYDEFGGMSGIRQLKIQGLIGPDWVHYSKRGYEKQGDLFTQAFLRSYDNFKSKK; translated from the coding sequence ATGATTCAAAAAGCAGATACAGCAATAATTGATGCTCCTTCTGATGGTCAAATTTATAATGCAAAAGCGTTAAGTGATTTTTTTCAGAAACTGGAAAAAAACGAAGATCAGAAGAGTCAAAAACTCAATATTGTGCATATTGGAGATTCTCACATTCAAGGTGATTTGATGACTAATGAGATCAGAAAAAAACTGCAGCAGAAATTTGGTAATGCAGGACGCGGTTTAGTATTTCCGTATCAATTAGCTAAAACAAATGGTTCTTACAATGAGCGTTTTAAATCGAACAGAACTTGGGAAAGTTATAGAAACATTCACCCAGTCAAGAATTGTCCGATTGGGTTAAGCGGAATAGGACTTTGGAGAGATTCTGGCGGATTTGTGATGGAAATGAACGTAAAAGATTTGGCTTACAAATTCAATACAATAAAAATTATTACGCCTCAAAATCAGGATATGTTTGATTTGGCAATTTCGTCTAAAATCAATTCTATTCAGACAACAGAGCCAAAAGTTATTACACATAAAATTAAAAAAGGCGAAGTGCTTGGTACAATTGCAGACAAATACAATGTTTCGATTGCAGAAATTAAAAGAGACAATCATTTAAAGTCTAATAATATCCGAGCGGGAAGAACCTTAAAAATTGCCACAAAGGAAACGAGACAAAAGACGATTTCAATGTCAGAATTTGTTCCTTTAGCAGTAAAATCAGATTCGTATTCGCACTATTACAATTCTGAAAATGCTTTGAGTCGAATTTTCTTGATTCCGAACAAAGAAGCAAAAGATTATGAGTTAAACGGAATTGTTTTAGAAAAAGACACTCCTGGAATTATTTACAGCGGAATTGGAGTAAACGGAGCTAAATATTCAGATTACAATAAATATCCGTTATTCTTTGAGCAATTAAAATCATTGCATCCCGATTTACTGGTTTTCTCTTTAGGAACAAATGAAAGCTATGATCATTTAGATGCAGAAAAATATATTCGTGAGCTAAAAGAATTTATCAGCAATATTAGAGCACAAAAAATAGATGCGCCGATCATTGTAATGACACCGCCGCCATCTTTGCTAAGAAGAAAACCAAATACGTATATTGATGATTATGCAAAACAAATTCTTAATATAGCTCAGAAAGAAAATATTGCCGTCTGGGATTTATACGATGAGTTTGGCGGAATGAGCGGAATCAGACAATTAAAAATACAAGGATTAATAGGGCCCGATTGGGTTCATTATTCAAAAAGAGGATACGAGAAACAAGGAGATTTGTTTACTCAGGCGTTTTTAAGATCATACGATAATTTTAAATCAAAGAAGTAA
- a CDS encoding HmuY family protein, whose protein sequence is MKKNFILILSFVLLAIGACSSDDEVAQANVVAFAATSVNLSAETTPIEIKFASPTSSAGSLTLSYTETAVANGTDYNTTPAIAASKVIVPFEKNVSSVTFTFKKLKEAIEGEVKNVVFTISSATINAVISENKSIQVNFNETASLGTSLSPEVGGPMEPNQVYIDLSSGKMTSALRNSWDLGFYSGSEFRVVLNSSVKMAAKKLETSNIDEVQVADETMIISQGTGFSSQVDDSAGDITKTAIAEVSATDSENKVYLVYLGNKPADVAPVLGKEGAVAGATRGWKKIRVLKSGNDYKIQYANIDATTHQEVVVTKNSAYNFTFFSLLDNKTVSVEPQKAQWDLNFTTFTNVIPYAGSTVPYFYPDYVVNNVKGGAQTYQVLVTATTTYENFTLANVETAKFTADQRNIGSNWRGTSATGPNGDIITQFVLKTDRFFVVKDPAGNVYKMKFTGGAKADLERGHPSFQYAILK, encoded by the coding sequence ATGAAAAAAAACTTTATTTTAATATTATCTTTTGTACTGCTTGCTATTGGAGCTTGTAGTAGTGATGATGAAGTGGCGCAGGCTAATGTAGTTGCTTTCGCTGCAACTTCAGTAAATTTATCTGCTGAAACAACTCCAATCGAAATTAAATTTGCTTCTCCAACATCTTCTGCAGGATCACTAACTCTGTCTTACACTGAAACTGCAGTTGCAAATGGTACAGACTACAATACAACACCAGCAATAGCAGCAAGTAAAGTAATAGTTCCTTTCGAAAAAAATGTTTCTTCAGTAACATTTACTTTTAAGAAATTAAAAGAGGCTATAGAAGGCGAAGTGAAAAATGTTGTTTTTACTATTAGCAGTGCAACTATTAATGCTGTAATTTCTGAAAACAAATCAATTCAAGTAAACTTTAATGAAACTGCTTCTTTAGGAACGTCTTTGTCTCCAGAAGTTGGTGGGCCAATGGAGCCAAATCAAGTTTATATTGATTTAAGTAGTGGAAAAATGACTTCTGCTTTACGTAATTCTTGGGATCTAGGATTTTATTCTGGTTCAGAATTTAGAGTAGTGTTAAACAGCTCAGTTAAAATGGCTGCAAAAAAACTTGAAACAAGCAATATTGATGAGGTTCAGGTAGCTGATGAAACGATGATTATTTCTCAAGGAACCGGGTTTTCTTCTCAAGTTGATGACTCAGCTGGTGATATTACAAAAACAGCAATTGCTGAAGTATCTGCAACTGATTCTGAAAATAAAGTTTATTTAGTTTATTTAGGAAATAAGCCAGCAGATGTCGCTCCAGTTTTAGGAAAAGAAGGTGCAGTGGCAGGAGCAACAAGAGGATGGAAAAAAATTAGAGTTTTAAAAAGTGGCAATGACTATAAAATTCAATATGCTAATATTGATGCAACAACACACCAAGAAGTTGTTGTTACTAAAAATTCTGCTTATAACTTTACTTTCTTTAGTTTACTAGATAATAAAACGGTTAGCGTTGAACCACAAAAGGCACAATGGGATCTTAATTTTACAACCTTTACTAATGTGATTCCTTATGCAGGGTCTACAGTGCCATATTTCTACCCAGATTATGTAGTTAATAATGTAAAAGGAGGAGCACAAACTTACCAAGTGTTAGTAACGGCGACAACGACATATGAGAACTTTACATTGGCTAATGTTGAAACGGCTAAGTTTACTGCGGATCAAAGAAATATTGGTTCAAATTGGAGAGGGACTTCTGCTACAGGACCAAACGGAGATATTATAACTCAGTTTGTTTTAAAAACCGATCGATTCTTTGTTGTAAAAGATCCAGCTGGAAATGTATATAAAATGAAATTTACAGGTGGAGCAAAAGCAGATTTAGAAAGAGGACACCCATCATTCCAGTATGCTATCTTGAAATAA
- the ffh gene encoding signal recognition particle protein, whose protein sequence is MFDNLSDKLDKAFHILKGHGKITEVNVADTLKEVRRALLDADVNFKIAKDFTARVKDKAIGQDVLTTLQPGQLLVKLVKDELTELMGGDVAGVNLSGNPTVILMSGLQGSGKTTFSGKLANFLKTKKNKKPLLVACDIYRPAAINQLHVVGDQIGVEVYSEPENKNPVEIAQNAIKHAKANGFNVVIVDTAGRLAVDQEMMDEIARVHKAIQPQETLFVVDSMTGQDAVNTAKAFNDILNFDGVILTKLDGDTRGGAALSIKSIVNKPIKFVGTGEKMEAIDVFYPERMAERILGMGDVVSLVERAQEQFDEEEARKLQKKIAKNEFGFDDFLTQIQQVKKMGNMKDLVGMIPGASKAMKDVEIEDDAFKHIEAIIYSMTPGERSKPAIIDVKRKARIAKGSGTKVEQVNQLMKQFDQMSKMMKMMQGPGGKNLMKMMGGMKGMPGGMPGGMPK, encoded by the coding sequence ATGTTTGATAATTTAAGTGATAAGTTAGATAAAGCGTTCCATATATTAAAAGGACACGGTAAAATTACAGAAGTAAACGTTGCCGATACCTTAAAAGAAGTTCGTCGTGCCTTACTTGATGCCGATGTTAACTTTAAGATTGCTAAAGATTTTACTGCAAGAGTAAAAGACAAAGCAATTGGTCAGGATGTATTAACAACATTACAGCCAGGACAATTGTTGGTTAAGTTAGTAAAAGACGAGCTGACTGAATTAATGGGTGGAGACGTTGCTGGCGTGAACCTTTCAGGGAACCCAACAGTTATTTTGATGTCAGGACTTCAAGGTTCTGGTAAAACGACTTTCTCAGGAAAATTAGCCAACTTCTTAAAAACAAAGAAAAATAAAAAACCACTTCTTGTAGCGTGTGATATCTACCGTCCAGCAGCGATTAATCAGTTGCATGTTGTAGGAGACCAAATAGGTGTTGAGGTTTACTCAGAACCAGAAAATAAAAATCCTGTAGAAATTGCTCAAAACGCAATTAAACACGCTAAAGCAAACGGCTTTAATGTTGTTATCGTCGATACAGCAGGACGTTTGGCAGTAGATCAGGAAATGATGGACGAAATTGCACGTGTACACAAAGCAATTCAGCCACAAGAAACATTGTTCGTTGTAGACTCTATGACAGGACAAGATGCTGTAAACACAGCAAAAGCTTTCAACGATATCTTAAACTTTGATGGAGTTATCTTAACGAAATTAGACGGTGATACTCGTGGTGGAGCAGCGCTTTCAATCAAATCGATTGTAAACAAACCAATCAAATTTGTCGGTACTGGAGAAAAAATGGAAGCAATTGATGTTTTCTACCCAGAACGTATGGCAGAGCGTATTTTAGGAATGGGAGACGTTGTGTCTCTTGTTGAAAGAGCTCAGGAACAATTTGACGAAGAAGAGGCAAGAAAACTTCAAAAGAAAATTGCTAAAAACGAATTTGGTTTTGACGACTTCTTAACGCAGATTCAGCAAGTAAAGAAAATGGGTAATATGAAAGACTTGGTAGGAATGATACCAGGTGCTTCAAAAGCCATGAAAGATGTTGAAATCGAAGACGACGCTTTCAAACATATCGAAGCGATTATTTATTCGATGACTCCAGGAGAAAGAAGTAAGCCAGCTATTATCGACGTAAAAAGAAAAGCCAGAATCGCAAAAGGTTCGGGAACTAAAGTCGAGCAAGTAAATCAGCTGATGAAACAGTTTGACCAAATGAGCAAGATGATGAAAATGATGCAAGGCCCAGGAGGAAAAAATCTGATGAAAATGATGGGAGGTATGAAAGGGATGCCGGGTGGTATGCCAGGAGGAATGCCGAAATAA
- a CDS encoding SGNH/GDSL hydrolase family protein, which translates to MNTKSYFFQSFSIVALALVAFIGFKQILPDKIFSETKLDSKNILIDSMLLESVADDSLSLDKDSIAKSEQALNGQKIVFDETEGIEFPAETFENYKGYQYLISFYEKLYQLEKNPQNKVRIAYYGDSMTDGDLIVQDVRTNYQERFGGNGVGFVSITSESAASRGSVKSTCSKNWKTQSYLNVKRPISPFGVNGHVFFANDKSNSTWVQYEAGLNKYSTSLDNATLFYGRSSKTGKVNFIIGKDTIKKSLSPNSLVNTLKVSSGSLKAFKANFVQADSIPIYGFNFDNGSGVHVDNFSQRGNSGLPISMFNADVMRAFNNSLKYDLIILHYGTNVLNYGTKNYSWYEKGMTKTVNKIKESFPGVSILIVSTADKSTKYDLEMKTDSAVVPLMKAQKHYALEAQAGFVNLYTLMGGDGSMIKWVDETPAKANKDYTHFNQRGAKAIGNLLYGQLNKGYEEYKVLREKRDAEGTKPKPVRKARPDSVSVTKDSV; encoded by the coding sequence GTGAATACAAAATCTTATTTTTTTCAGTCTTTTTCAATCGTTGCCTTAGCATTGGTTGCTTTTATTGGGTTTAAACAAATCCTTCCAGACAAAATATTTTCTGAGACTAAGTTAGATTCTAAAAACATATTGATAGATAGTATGCTTTTAGAGTCTGTTGCCGACGATTCATTATCGCTAGACAAAGATAGTATTGCAAAAAGTGAGCAAGCACTAAACGGGCAGAAAATTGTTTTTGATGAAACGGAAGGAATCGAGTTTCCAGCCGAAACATTTGAAAACTACAAAGGATATCAATACCTGATTTCCTTTTATGAGAAATTGTATCAGTTAGAAAAAAATCCTCAGAATAAGGTGAGAATCGCTTATTATGGAGATTCCATGACCGATGGAGATTTAATTGTACAGGACGTTCGTACTAATTATCAGGAACGTTTTGGAGGAAATGGAGTTGGATTTGTTTCTATTACTTCAGAATCTGCTGCTTCTAGAGGTTCTGTAAAATCAACTTGTTCTAAAAACTGGAAAACACAGTCTTATTTAAATGTAAAAAGACCAATAAGTCCTTTTGGAGTTAACGGACACGTGTTTTTTGCAAATGATAAATCCAATTCAACCTGGGTTCAGTACGAGGCCGGATTGAACAAATATTCTACTTCTTTAGATAATGCAACCTTATTTTATGGGCGTTCGTCTAAAACCGGGAAAGTTAATTTTATTATTGGGAAAGATACCATCAAAAAAAGTCTTTCGCCAAATAGTTTAGTGAATACACTAAAAGTTTCATCTGGAAGTTTAAAAGCTTTCAAGGCAAACTTCGTTCAGGCAGATTCTATTCCTATTTACGGATTTAATTTTGATAATGGAAGTGGAGTTCATGTGGATAATTTCTCGCAGAGAGGAAATTCTGGACTTCCAATTTCAATGTTCAATGCAGATGTAATGAGAGCTTTTAATAATAGTCTGAAATACGATTTGATTATTCTGCACTACGGAACGAACGTTTTAAATTACGGAACAAAAAATTATTCTTGGTATGAAAAAGGAATGACAAAAACCGTAAATAAAATTAAAGAATCGTTTCCAGGGGTTTCAATTTTAATTGTTTCTACTGCCGATAAATCGACAAAATATGATTTAGAAATGAAGACCGATTCTGCTGTAGTTCCGTTAATGAAAGCACAAAAGCACTATGCGTTGGAAGCGCAGGCAGGATTTGTAAATTTATATACTTTGATGGGAGGAGATGGTTCTATGATTAAATGGGTTGATGAGACTCCTGCAAAAGCAAATAAAGATTATACCCACTTTAACCAACGTGGTGCAAAAGCAATAGGTAATTTGCTATACGGACAATTGAATAAAGGATACGAAGAATATAAAGTGCTCAGAGAAAAAAGAGATGCTGAAGGAACTAAGCCAAAACCAGTAAGAAAAGCCAGACCCGATTCCGTTTCAGTAACAAAAGATAGTGTATGA